Proteins from a genomic interval of Hornefia porci:
- a CDS encoding LUD domain-containing protein: protein MLVLKVKYTAKPGMRQAFRDAVEREKIDAASRGEEGCLLYEYTEPDGRPNDLMLDEVWEDEESQKAHCATAHFRRLGELKEQYVESTQLDRYDLDLETMQMNLARRGYIVSVFDTAEEAAEYLDGRIDGKNVGIGGSVTLDKMGMYQRLSAHNNVEWHWHLKEGETVQEARTAAMTGDVYLSSVNGISEAGEIVNIDGAGNRLAGTLFGHSKVYYVLGINKIRPTLEDAIGRARNIAAPLNAKRLGCETPCEKRGVCYDCQGADRICRAMTITYAPMMGQETEVVIIRKFLGL from the coding sequence ATGCTTGTGTTAAAGGTAAAATATACGGCGAAGCCCGGAATGCGTCAGGCGTTTCGTGACGCGGTGGAGCGCGAGAAAATCGACGCGGCCAGCCGCGGCGAGGAGGGCTGCCTTTTGTATGAATATACGGAGCCGGACGGACGTCCCAACGACCTGATGCTGGATGAGGTATGGGAGGATGAGGAGTCGCAGAAGGCGCACTGCGCGACGGCTCATTTCAGGAGACTGGGAGAGCTGAAGGAGCAGTATGTGGAGAGTACGCAGCTGGACCGCTATGATCTGGACCTGGAGACTATGCAGATGAATCTTGCGCGCAGAGGGTATATCGTCAGCGTCTTTGATACTGCGGAGGAAGCCGCAGAATATCTGGACGGCAGAATCGACGGAAAGAACGTCGGCATCGGCGGCTCCGTCACGCTGGATAAAATGGGGATGTACCAGAGGCTTTCCGCGCATAACAATGTGGAGTGGCACTGGCATCTGAAAGAGGGTGAAACTGTACAGGAGGCCCGGACGGCGGCGATGACGGGAGACGTGTATCTGTCTTCTGTGAACGGAATCAGTGAGGCAGGAGAGATCGTGAACATCGACGGAGCCGGGAACCGGCTGGCGGGAACGCTGTTCGGTCACAGCAAGGTCTATTATGTTCTGGGGATAAACAAAATCCGTCCGACTCTGGAGGATGCGATCGGCCGCGCCCGAAACATCGCGGCTCCGCTGAACGCGAAGCGCCTCGGATGTGAAACGCCCTGCGAGAAGAGAGGCGTCTGTTACGACTGTCAGGGGGCGGACCGGATCTGCCGGGCGATGACAATCACCTATGCGCCGATGATGGGGCAGGAAACAGAGGTCGTCATTATCAGAAAATTCCTGGGGCTGTAA
- the dinB gene encoding DNA polymerase IV — MDRVILHCDINSFFASVELLDHPELRDMPVAVSGDPELRHGIILAKNQAAKACGVVTAETVWQARRKCPDLVLLPPHHEKYREYSRRLNRLYQEYTDMVEPFSIDESWLDVTASQTLFGSGTQIADRIRQRVREELGVTLSAGVSYNKIFAKMGSEYRKPDATTEITRDNYQQLLWPMPVNEMFFVGFATAERLKTADIHTIGDLALADARTLERLLGKQGPLLRSYARGDDDSPVRRYDQRNKIKSVGNGITFRRNLTGEDDILTALTRLSDTVAGRLRKYQLRAGGVRVDIKDTQLKTVSRQTQLTHPTNLADELRRTAMELIRSFWPSQKPIRLITLTAISLCDETGEEQLSLFREENASREKAESVERTMDAIRSRFGDNAIGFGQIIGNDIGIDL, encoded by the coding sequence ATGGATAGAGTTATTTTACACTGTGACATCAACAGTTTTTTCGCGTCCGTCGAGCTTCTGGACCATCCGGAGCTCCGGGATATGCCGGTAGCCGTCAGCGGCGATCCGGAGCTTCGTCATGGAATTATTCTGGCCAAAAACCAGGCCGCAAAGGCCTGCGGCGTGGTCACCGCGGAAACCGTCTGGCAGGCCAGACGCAAATGCCCTGATCTGGTGCTGCTCCCTCCCCACCACGAAAAATACCGGGAATACAGCCGCCGTCTGAACCGTCTGTACCAGGAGTACACGGACATGGTGGAGCCCTTCAGTATCGACGAATCCTGGCTGGACGTCACCGCGAGCCAGACCCTGTTCGGATCCGGAACGCAGATCGCGGACCGCATCCGGCAGCGGGTCCGGGAAGAGCTGGGCGTCACCCTTTCCGCCGGCGTCTCCTACAACAAAATCTTCGCCAAAATGGGCAGCGAGTACAGGAAGCCGGACGCTACCACAGAAATCACCCGGGACAACTATCAGCAGCTTCTCTGGCCCATGCCGGTAAACGAAATGTTCTTTGTCGGCTTCGCCACCGCGGAACGCCTGAAAACCGCTGATATCCACACAATCGGCGATCTTGCTCTGGCCGACGCACGCACGCTGGAGCGGCTTCTCGGAAAGCAGGGACCCCTGCTCCGCTCCTACGCGCGAGGAGATGACGACTCTCCGGTAAGGCGTTATGATCAGAGGAACAAAATCAAGTCCGTAGGCAACGGCATCACCTTCCGCCGCAATCTGACAGGGGAGGACGATATCCTCACCGCTCTGACCCGTCTCTCCGACACCGTGGCGGGCCGTCTGCGAAAATATCAGCTCAGGGCCGGCGGCGTCAGGGTGGACATTAAGGATACACAGCTGAAAACAGTCTCACGGCAGACTCAGCTGACGCACCCCACCAACCTGGCCGACGAGCTGCGGAGAACCGCCATGGAACTGATCCGGAGCTTCTGGCCCTCGCAGAAACCGATCCGCCTCATCACGCTGACTGCCATCAGCCTGTGCGATGAAACAGGAGAAGAACAGCTCTCTCTTTTCCGGGAGGAAAACGCCTCCCGTGAAAAAGCCGAATCTGTGGAGCGCACGATGGACGCGATTCGCAGCCGGTTCGGTGACAATGCGATAGGCTTCGGTCAGATCATCGGGAACGATATCGGCATCGATCTGTAA
- a CDS encoding flavodoxin domain-containing protein, with protein MNAVVVYYSRYGSTERYARWIAEELDADLIPAGKCRFRDLEPYDTIVYGGGIYSGGIRGIELITKNWYKGLNEKRVLCFGVGITIEEEANRKQAMEINFGKRFVTDAEEDKDRPEEADPDLKELLRVKLLPIPCWFLPGAFDPSRLRRFDKGVMKLVRKMMADDPANAKILEYIDRGCDLVDKSRIGEIVAAAKDGREDE; from the coding sequence ATGAACGCGGTCGTCGTCTATTATTCCCGCTACGGGTCAACGGAGAGGTACGCCCGGTGGATTGCGGAGGAGCTGGACGCGGATCTGATTCCCGCAGGGAAATGCAGGTTCAGGGATCTGGAGCCCTACGATACGATTGTGTACGGAGGCGGGATATACTCCGGAGGCATCCGGGGAATCGAGCTGATTACAAAGAACTGGTACAAAGGGCTGAACGAAAAAAGAGTGCTCTGCTTCGGCGTCGGAATCACCATTGAGGAGGAGGCCAACAGGAAGCAGGCGATGGAGATCAACTTCGGAAAACGTTTTGTGACAGATGCGGAGGAAGATAAAGACCGTCCGGAAGAAGCCGATCCCGACCTGAAGGAGCTGCTTCGGGTGAAGCTTCTGCCGATTCCGTGCTGGTTTCTTCCCGGGGCGTTTGACCCGTCGCGGCTGCGGCGTTTCGACAAGGGCGTCATGAAACTGGTGCGGAAGATGATGGCGGACGATCCCGCGAACGCGAAGATTCTGGAGTATATCGACCGGGGCTGCGATCTGGTGGACAAAAGCCGAATCGGGGAGATTGTCGCCGCCGCAAAGGACGGGCGTGAGGACGAATAG
- a CDS encoding DNA polymerase III subunit alpha, with amino-acid sequence MSFTHLHVHTEYSLLDGAARIRDVVARAKELGMDSLAITDHGVMFGVIDFWRECRKQGIHPVIGCEVYTAARGMEDKEPDKDKYQGHLVLLAKDNDGYRNLIKIVSRGFTKGFYYKPRVDKDLLRQYSGGIIALSACLAGRVQSCLLNRDYEGAKAEALELRDIFGEDNFYLEIQDQGLDEEAFINPELIRLSRETGIPMVCTNDVHYVNREDAEAHDILLCIQTATNVYDENRMRFANDQFYLKSEQEMREIFRELPEAVENTHKVAMRCNVEFTFGEYHLPEFLPPEGKTNKQYLRELCADGLHERYDEVTEQLRGRLDYELGVIESMGYVEYFLIVWDFINYAKEHGIMVGPGRGSAAGSLVAYCLRITDIDPIRYNLIFERFLNPERVSMPDIDIDFCIERRGEVIDYVRRKYGEENVSQIITFGTMKAKAVVRDVGRALNLPYADADRIAKAIPFDLKMTLDRALEMSPDLKKMYDEDPTVRKVIDMSRKLEGMPRHASTHAAGVVISRLPLDEYVPLYMSDKGVATQFNMTTIEELGLLKMDFLGLRNLTVIRDALAMIRRNHGVSIDFARMGYDDKAVYEMIAAGNTEGIFQLESGGMTGFMKNLKPTCFEDVVAGISLYRPGPMDSIPRYIDNKKNPDRIQYVTPELAPILDVTYGCLVYQEQVMQIVRDLAGYSYGRSDLVRRAMSKKKRDVMMEERQYFIYGKEDEQGNVEIPGCLRNGISREAAEAIFADMETFAQYAFNKSHAAAYAVVAYETGYLKKYYPVEFMAALLSSVMGDTGQTSKYIRNCEEMGIRVLPPDINESEKKYTVVDGKIRYGLLGVKNVGEHAIDEIIHARETKGLPKDIFQFISNIDVGIVNKKAVESLIKAGALDCLNPNRAAHLAVYGQLMSSAQNEARKNLAGQISLFQISGEEMSAGIGGRSLPDVRNFEPRMLLSLEKEMLGVYITGHPLNAYSDRIRKLVTVTSQDLEASVAGEEEQEEGAIREAGFDSGAVSDLYDGMKVVMAGMIAGKKNLVTKNNKLMAFVDLEDLYGITEVVVFPNVYERCQDSIADDAVVVVRGKLNFKEGEVPKVLADSVVSMDEVERRARGTKGPMVKIRIPADVREPRVLKQLEQIFREDRGDTEVLIYLQNGKIVRSSAGVKMSDYLIEELNGIVGASNVKMSTGKEQ; translated from the coding sequence ATGTCATTTACACATCTTCATGTACATACGGAATACAGTCTTCTGGACGGCGCGGCCAGAATCCGGGACGTTGTGGCGCGGGCGAAGGAGCTGGGAATGGATTCTCTGGCCATTACGGATCACGGCGTCATGTTCGGCGTCATCGATTTCTGGCGGGAATGCAGGAAACAGGGGATTCATCCCGTTATCGGCTGCGAGGTATACACGGCTGCGCGGGGGATGGAGGACAAAGAGCCGGACAAGGATAAATATCAGGGCCATCTGGTTCTGCTGGCGAAGGACAACGACGGTTACCGGAACCTGATTAAAATCGTCTCCAGAGGCTTCACGAAGGGCTTTTATTACAAGCCGCGTGTGGATAAAGATCTGCTGCGGCAGTACAGCGGCGGCATCATTGCGCTGTCGGCCTGTCTGGCAGGGCGGGTGCAGAGCTGCCTGCTCAACCGCGATTATGAGGGCGCGAAGGCAGAAGCGCTGGAGCTGAGAGATATTTTCGGCGAGGATAATTTCTACCTCGAGATTCAGGACCAGGGACTGGATGAGGAAGCCTTCATCAATCCGGAACTGATACGTCTCAGCAGAGAAACGGGAATCCCGATGGTCTGCACCAATGACGTTCACTATGTGAACCGGGAGGATGCGGAAGCGCACGATATTCTTCTGTGCATCCAGACCGCGACGAATGTTTATGATGAAAACCGCATGCGGTTTGCCAACGACCAGTTCTATCTCAAGAGCGAGCAGGAAATGCGGGAGATTTTCCGTGAGCTGCCGGAGGCGGTGGAGAATACTCACAAGGTTGCTATGCGCTGCAACGTGGAATTTACCTTTGGCGAATATCATCTGCCGGAGTTCCTGCCGCCGGAAGGGAAGACGAATAAGCAGTACCTGCGGGAGCTCTGCGCGGACGGCCTTCACGAGCGGTATGACGAGGTGACGGAGCAGCTGCGCGGCAGACTGGATTACGAGCTGGGAGTCATCGAGTCCATGGGTTATGTGGAATATTTTCTCATCGTCTGGGACTTCATCAACTACGCGAAGGAGCACGGAATCATGGTGGGTCCGGGCAGGGGCTCCGCGGCGGGGAGCCTGGTCGCCTACTGCCTGCGGATTACGGATATCGATCCGATACGGTACAATCTGATTTTCGAGAGATTCCTCAACCCGGAGCGGGTGAGCATGCCGGATATCGATATCGACTTCTGTATTGAGCGCCGGGGCGAGGTGATCGATTATGTCCGGCGGAAATACGGCGAGGAGAATGTTTCCCAGATTATCACCTTCGGAACCATGAAGGCCAAGGCGGTTGTCCGGGATGTGGGCCGGGCGCTGAACCTCCCCTACGCCGATGCGGACCGGATCGCCAAGGCGATTCCCTTCGATCTGAAGATGACTCTTGACCGGGCGCTGGAAATGAGCCCCGACCTGAAAAAAATGTACGATGAGGATCCCACTGTCCGCAAGGTGATTGACATGTCCCGGAAGCTGGAGGGAATGCCGCGTCACGCTTCAACGCATGCGGCGGGCGTGGTGATCTCGCGCCTTCCGCTGGATGAATATGTGCCGCTCTATATGTCCGACAAAGGCGTGGCGACGCAGTTCAACATGACCACCATCGAGGAGCTGGGTCTTCTGAAGATGGATTTTCTGGGGCTGCGGAACCTGACCGTGATTCGTGACGCGCTGGCGATGATCCGCCGTAACCACGGGGTGAGCATCGATTTCGCCAGGATGGGATACGACGACAAAGCCGTGTACGAGATGATCGCCGCCGGAAATACGGAAGGCATCTTCCAGCTGGAAAGCGGCGGCATGACCGGTTTCATGAAAAATCTGAAGCCCACCTGCTTCGAGGATGTTGTTGCGGGAATTTCTTTGTACCGGCCGGGACCGATGGATTCGATCCCGCGATACATCGACAACAAAAAAAACCCCGACAGGATTCAGTATGTGACGCCGGAGCTCGCGCCGATTCTGGACGTAACCTACGGCTGTCTGGTCTACCAGGAGCAGGTCATGCAGATCGTCCGTGATCTGGCCGGCTACAGCTACGGCCGTTCCGATCTGGTGCGCCGCGCCATGAGTAAAAAGAAGCGGGACGTGATGATGGAGGAGCGTCAGTACTTCATCTACGGAAAGGAAGACGAACAGGGGAACGTGGAGATTCCCGGCTGCCTGCGGAACGGCATCAGCAGAGAAGCGGCAGAGGCGATATTTGCGGATATGGAGACCTTCGCGCAGTACGCGTTCAATAAGTCCCACGCGGCGGCCTATGCGGTGGTCGCTTATGAGACAGGATATCTGAAGAAATATTATCCGGTGGAATTCATGGCGGCTCTCCTTTCCAGCGTGATGGGAGATACGGGTCAGACCTCTAAATACATCCGCAACTGTGAGGAGATGGGGATCCGGGTGCTGCCGCCCGATATCAATGAAAGTGAGAAGAAGTATACTGTGGTGGACGGAAAAATCCGCTATGGTCTGCTCGGCGTCAAGAATGTGGGAGAGCATGCCATCGATGAGATCATCCATGCCCGGGAGACAAAGGGGCTCCCGAAGGATATCTTTCAGTTTATCAGCAACATCGATGTCGGCATAGTGAACAAAAAAGCAGTGGAATCGCTGATCAAGGCCGGCGCTCTGGACTGTCTGAATCCCAACCGGGCCGCACACCTGGCCGTTTACGGTCAGCTGATGAGTTCGGCGCAGAACGAGGCGAGGAAGAATCTTGCGGGACAGATTTCCCTGTTTCAGATCAGCGGCGAGGAGATGTCCGCAGGCATCGGAGGGCGGAGTCTCCCCGACGTCCGCAATTTTGAGCCGCGGATGCTGCTCTCTCTGGAAAAGGAAATGCTGGGGGTCTATATCACCGGTCATCCTCTGAACGCTTACTCGGACCGAATCCGGAAACTGGTGACCGTAACCAGTCAGGATCTGGAGGCAAGCGTTGCAGGAGAAGAGGAGCAGGAAGAGGGCGCGATACGGGAGGCGGGATTCGACAGCGGAGCTGTTTCGGATCTTTATGACGGCATGAAGGTGGTTATGGCCGGCATGATCGCCGGAAAAAAGAATCTTGTAACCAAGAACAACAAGCTGATGGCCTTTGTGGATCTGGAGGATCTCTACGGCATCACTGAAGTCGTCGTATTCCCGAACGTCTACGAACGGTGCCAGGACAGCATTGCGGACGATGCCGTGGTGGTCGTCAGAGGAAAACTGAATTTCAAGGAGGGAGAGGTTCCCAAGGTTCTGGCGGATTCTGTGGTGAGCATGGATGAGGTGGAACGGCGGGCGCGCGGAACAAAGGGTCCCATGGTGAAGATCCGGATTCCCGCGGACGTCCGGGAGCCACGTGTTCTGAAACAGCTGGAGCAGATTTTCCGGGAGGATCGGGGAGACACCGAGGTGCTGATTTATTTACAGAACGGAAAGATCGTGCGGAGCAGTGCAGGCGTTAAAATGAGTGATTATCTGATTGAGGAGCTCAATGGAATCGTGGGAGCGTCCAACGTCAAGATGAGCACAGGAAAGGAGCAATAG
- the pfkA gene encoding 6-phosphofructokinase — translation MKRIGVLTSGGDAPGMNAAIRAVVRCGIERGLEVYGISRGYSGLIDGEIEQMNRRSVGDIMQRGGTILKTARSKRFMTEEGIRHAAAMLDTFGIEGLVAIGGDGTLHGAQELSELGVKVMGLPGTIDNDLAYTDYTIGFDTAVTTVLDAISKVRDTSSSHERNTIIEVMGRRCGDIALYAGLCGGAEEILVPEIPYDINALCRKIVMSANHGKLHSIIIKAEGVDIGSQELTQEIQERTGRETKLVVLSYLQRGGRPTMRDRLLATMCGAKAAELLAEDSESKAIGTVDGQIVAYDLADALKMEKEFNQDMYRLIEVLSK, via the coding sequence ATGAAGAGGATAGGAGTTCTGACGTCCGGCGGAGACGCGCCGGGAATGAATGCCGCGATCCGGGCGGTCGTGAGATGCGGAATTGAGCGCGGGCTTGAGGTGTACGGAATTTCCCGGGGATATTCCGGCCTGATCGACGGAGAGATCGAGCAGATGAACCGGCGCTCTGTAGGTGATATCATGCAGAGGGGCGGTACGATTCTGAAAACCGCGCGGAGCAAAAGATTCATGACGGAGGAGGGAATCAGACACGCGGCGGCCATGCTGGACACCTTCGGCATAGAGGGACTGGTGGCCATCGGCGGCGACGGGACGCTCCACGGGGCGCAGGAGTTGTCAGAGCTGGGCGTGAAGGTCATGGGACTGCCGGGAACCATCGATAACGATCTTGCCTATACGGATTACACGATCGGTTTTGATACAGCGGTGACAACCGTTCTGGACGCCATCTCCAAGGTGCGAGACACATCCTCCTCTCACGAGAGAAACACCATCATCGAGGTGATGGGCAGGCGCTGCGGCGACATCGCGCTGTACGCCGGCCTCTGCGGCGGAGCCGAGGAGATTCTGGTACCGGAGATTCCGTATGATATCAACGCACTCTGCCGGAAAATCGTCATGTCCGCAAACCACGGAAAACTGCACAGCATCATCATCAAGGCGGAGGGCGTGGACATCGGCTCCCAGGAGCTGACGCAGGAGATCCAGGAACGCACCGGCCGGGAGACCAAACTGGTTGTCCTGTCCTATCTGCAGAGGGGCGGGAGACCGACGATGCGGGACCGCCTGCTGGCGACGATGTGCGGTGCAAAAGCGGCGGAGCTTCTGGCAGAGGACTCCGAGAGCAAGGCGATCGGCACGGTGGACGGTCAGATTGTCGCTTACGACCTGGCTGACGCGCTGAAGATGGAAAAGGAATTTAATCAGGATATGTACCGCCTGATCGAGGTGCTGAGCAAATGA